The segment ATCATGTTAATGACAAAGGTTTGGTTCCTAGGTGAAATGGACCATGGAAGTGCTATGTTACGGACTGACCCTCCCCTTAGAGGGGGAcactgtcaggctgtgtgtggatgtgtacaCAGACTGGATGATGGCCCTGGTGTCACCCCGGGACTCAATGCCTCAGCCTGTTGTGAAGGAGCCCAATATGTATGTCCAAACCATTCTCAAGCACCTCTACAATGTCTTTGTGCCAAGGTATGTCATAAAAGATAAGCCTTTAACGTATAGATCCATACCTTTTCACTTGTTACACTTGTCATTTAATTTCCGGTCGTTTTTCCCTCTAGGCCTGAACAGCATGGTCCAAACCACATCAGGCTTTGCCAGCAGGTTCTGACTGCAGTTCAGAAGCTGGCACGGGaatctgtttccatggtgagGGAAACCtgggaggtgctgctgctcttcctgctTCGCATCAATGATACATTACTTGCACCACCCACAGCTGGAGGTAAGCTCCACCTGCTTCACTTAACTGAAACTTCTTATATACTGAGCTGTAAATTCTTATTATTTTTGAtgacaaacatttaaaatctcCATTTATCTTAGTAGGGGTAGCTGAGAAACTGGCAGACAAACTTATGGCAGTGCTGTTTGAGGTGTGGCTGCTTGCATGTGCCCGCTGCTTTCCGACACCACCATATTGGAAGACAGCAAGAGAGATGCTGGCCAACTGGAGACATCACCCTCCTGTTGTAGAGCAATGGAGCAGAGTGGCATGTGCTCTGACCTCCAGGTTAGAATTGATTCGTTACACCTGAAAGTGAAATTGTTTTCTGTACAAAATTAGGAATTCTTGTTAATGtatgttcctgttttatttcagaCTTTTGCGGTTTACCCACGGACCATCCTTCCCACCTTTTAAAGTTCCAGATGAGGATGCCAGTTTGATTCCATTAGAGATGGACAATGACTGTGTGGCACAGACGTGGTATCGATTTCTCCACATGCTCAGGTGCATAATGATTTCATGTAATGGTAACTTCCCATTAATCAAGTCCTAACTGACATTGGTGGTTTTGTAGGGAAGTTGATGTTGATCTGTACTATTTTGTATGACTTCCCCCATCATTTCCTCTTTTCATTTGTTGTGTCCTACATGTATTCAACTCACTCATTTTCCATCTATGTTAAATCTCCAAGTATTCTGCTTGTTTCTTTCCAGCAACCCAGTGGACCTGAGCAACCCTGCTATAGTGAGCACCACTCCAAAGTTTCAGGAACAGTTCCTTAACTCAAGTGGCATCCCCCATGAGGTGGTGTTGCATCCATGCTTGAAACAGCTACCCCAGATCTTCTTCAGGGCTATGAGGGGTGTCAGTTGCTTAGTGGATGCCTTCTTGGGTAAGAGGAAGTTGAGTTAACATGACGTGACATTTAAGACATTATTTCAACATATGCAAACATTTAAGTAAAACAATACATTAGGATGCAATAGCAGTAACAAAGCATATGTTAATATAAATGTTAACCATTTCGCAGGTTGGTATATTTTTAACAGGCTTTTCTTGCCTTCTGTAAGTCGGTGACCTCAAGACTTACTCTTGTTCAAGTCTTACATAGACTGATTCAAAATTATTATCTGCAATTATTAGATGCAGAAATGTGACATGGGCAACAATAGGACACAGATATATGCTAGATATCATGCTACACAGTGTTATTTGTGGCGCCTTTTAAGCAACTGTCATACTGTGTTAGTATCACAGGATACCAATCAGTGCAAAGAAATTTAAGTATGCATGATCATTTAGAATAATGGTAAAATATGCAAATGATTTACAGCTAATCCAAGCCTTCATTTTGTAACACTGTTTTCTCCATTCCAGTTGTTACTCTAGCACTGCCCCTGGGTTAAGATGGAGGATGTCAGTAATACCTGTTTGAATAGCAATAtgtcagtgtgtattttttgtctttACACTGTAGGTGTCTCTGTTGAAAAGAGAGATGTACGGGAGAGGGTGTTCACTTTTTGTCCAGTGCTGCTCTCTCATGGtacaaacatcagctgatgCATCCTGTCACAGGATACTATGGGCATATGGGTCTATTTAGTGGTGGTGATGAAATTAACAACTGGTGTTACccttgcatttttttaaaaatcgaTACCCCCAACATATGTAGACCAAACTACAAGATCATCAACAAAGGGAGTCACGGCAGGCCTAAAATGTCAATCAAGATAGATGCATATCAATTACTGGTGATTTGTATCTAACCTTTGTCTTGCATGTGTGAGAATGAATGATCAACTCACAGTCTCTGAGACCAATTAATTGTATTTTTCTCTGTCATAACATTAGCAGTGGGGATGAATTTGTATGATTTTATTTACTCGGATAGTTGCTGTAAAAGTGGACGAGGGCGGTGCGATAAAAATTTCTTACTCATTTTTTTAGGCTAATCAGAACCCTCCTAATGGTTTGAGAATAAACAGACCACAGTACCCATCTCATTTGCCTTTCTGTCAACAGGTATATCCCGACCCAGGGCTGACAGTGCTCCACCCACCCCAGTCAATAGAATGAGCATGTCGCCTCCCCCCTCCATTGCCAACACCACGCCCCCTCACAGCCGCAAGCAGCGGCATACAGTGGTCACCAAAACTACAAGCAAGAGTTCAACTGTAAGTCTGACAGAAAGCTGTAACATTCACTAGATGCATGAAGTTTCTCACGCCACCATATTGGAAGACCGCAAGGGATCTGCTGGGTTTTCACTACACATTGTTTTTAGCTATTTATCATGGAAGTGTACTGTAGACTATGTCTGTATTTGATGAAGCTCCTCCCAAGTGCTATCATTTTGTTATTCTGATGCTGTGTGCATCCTAATGTGATGTTCTTCTTTTCCCTTGCCACCATTCAGGGCAGTGGTAATCAACCAACCAAAGCAtcccagcagcaacagcagcagcagacttcGTCCTCCCCAACCCTGCTTTCCAGCCCCAACCAGAGCAGCTGGGAGTCTCGGCCCCTCCCTGCTCCAGCACGGCCAAAGGTCAACAGCATCCTTAACCTGTTCGGCCAGTGGCTTTTTGATGCCGCTCTGGTCCACTGTAAGCTCCACAGCGGCCTCAGCCGAGACCCCAGCATGACCGGTAAGAAGTGAAGCACTGGCTAATAGCATTTCCTTTAATGCATGGGCAGGTGGGTGTTTTGTTGCTGTTCattattctgtgtttttgtgagttATATGTGTTTTgggtgttgttatttttttactgtatgttgTTTGGGATATCCTTTCCTTTTTTCACCATTTTCTCTGAAACTTTGTTGTGCCTTTCTGTGTCTGGAGGGCTTGGTTAGAAGTGGCCTTGTATGATATTTCCATCTGATTCTAATCCATTTGCATTCACCAACGATGTAAACCTAGCTAAAACTGCATATAGGCTAGCAACATATTCATACACTCATAGATTAAAATGACACATACAGTTAGTGTTTAGAGAGAAATTTGACGCATTTTTGGCTCtccatttatttttctctttttggtGTAGTGTCCTGCTCGTGTCTACCATGTCTGATTAATGTTAAGAGTTGAAATGGGTCAAACATCATGTATTgaggagaacaaaaaaaacacaattcatGCCTGATATGAATTGATCCCAAAATATTGGATCTGCTTTGATTTTGTCTCTCTCCACTATTTCTGTTATCTTGCAGCCTCTTTTATCCAAATTCTCCTTTCTTATAAATCTTGTAAGTAGGAACGGcagctttttttccctcactTGATTTGCGTTTCTTGACAAATCTTCCTGCTTTTCAGTTGAGTTCTTCATGATCATCGCCATTACCACCATTGTTTTCTGTTTCCACTCCTTGTCATATATAAAGTTCACTCAGCGTTCTTTCAGCGTTTTTCCCAAAGGTGATGGAATGGGTTTCACCAACTGACCACTTGTCTCAATCATAACGTTGCCAGTCTGTGACAATGCCACCCATCTTAAATGcctttattttttcttcatGCTAATACTTATAATTTAGTTTCAGACCCTCCTTAAGTTCAGcattattgttttgtttcttgtatgttttttgtgttgtaaattcacttgagtttttttttttttttttattggttggTGCCTCAATGCATGAAGTGAATGTTTTGTACCTTGAGTGATAGTCATATAATTGCAACATCCAGGGAGCTGACACAGGGATTTTGTTTTGTAGGCTTGCGGCAGCAATTAACTGACACAGTTTAGTATCATCACACTACACTGTCATGCTTTGTGCCAGTAATAGGTGGAACTTCTATGGCAAACTCTTTGTGTCAGAATGCCCTTTTATATTGAATGCCTTCaacggatgtgtgtgtgcgtttgcagTCATTGaagtgtttcctctttgttgtTAAAGTGAATAAATGTCtgctttttgttgcttttgtgttacattttttttactctttattttttttatagtgtgcaTATAGTAGATAAATGTCTGTTTGCCTGTGTCTCAAACATGCATGTATGCTGCTGACCACATTACAATTCAGGGTCCTTTCATTTCTTGTCTCTTCCCACTCTCTACAGCGATAGCCACTCAGGTGGGTCTGGAACTGAGAAGGAAGGGTTCCCAAATGTCCACTGACTCCATGGTGCCCAATCCACTGTTTGATACCAATGAGTTCCCCGAGAGCTATGAAGCAGGACGAGCTGAAGCCTGTGGAACTCTGTGTCGTATCTTCTGTAGCAAGAAAACTGGAGAGGATATTCTGCCTGTTTACCTGTCCAGGTAATGTAGTCAAGGTTTTTTCGGACTTCCATGGGATGCCCCAAGTTATAGCAAAtcgtttaaaaaaacaaatcacactgAATAATAGAAAATCAGTGTTGCTGCACTTCCTCCTATTTTATCATATGGACTTGTTAATCTTctctatttgtgttttttaataactGCAGAATTATTCTAGTGCCAAGCAAGCTGTTGCACCACAGTCTCCATTCTGTTCCTATCTACTGTGAGATCAGATTAGGTGGTGCTTCGCTCTGCGATTGATCTTGCTAGCATGATAATCTTCATAATATCCTGCAGTTAATTTAAAAccttgtgtgcatgtttgacaTTGGAaggaaatgcatttttcttaatTCCTTGATACTCCTTCCTTGATTTTACTATCTATTAGAATTTTAAAACTAGTCTGAGCCCAGCTTcatattgtgtgttgtgtgagtgtttatGATAATGTTGTATTATTTCAATATCTGCAGGTTCTACATGGTCTTGATTCAAGGTCTCCAGATTTCTGATTTCATCTGTAGACCAGTTCTGGCTTCTATCATTCTCAATTCGTCATCACTCTTCTGTACTGACCTGAAGGGCATCAATGTGGTGGTGCCATACTTCATAGCTGCACTGGAGACTATTGTGCCAGACAGGTTAGGCTTAGTCTTTTGCACAACTTTTAGATTGGTATCGAAAAgatttacatgttttatttactaAATAAGATTTATCTGTCACGTTTGTTAGGGAGCTGTCCAAATTCAAGATCTATGTAAATCCTACTGACCTGAGGAGAGCTTCCATCAACATCTTGCTTGCTATGCTGCCACTGCCGCATCATTTTGGCAACATAAAGTCAGAGGTAACGCCCTAAGTAATGCCACCTTGCTCCTTTAAAGAAAGGATTTTAATGTCAAATCTTTATGGTTGAAAGTGCTAAATGTGAACTTCTTGATATCAATTTCAGATAAATCCTGTTTTCAACTATATTGACTTTGTTTTTTAGGTTTTGTTGGAGGGGAAGTTCAATGAGGAAGATGGGTGGCCTCACGACCAGCCTGTGTCTTTCTTGTCACTGAGACTACGCCTTGTCAATGTCCTCATAGGagcgctgcagacagagactgaCCCAACCAACACACAGCTTATCTTAGGTATCTGCTGACACTTTCATATACCTTTTTTTCTGGTTATTTTGCCCTCATGCAGCTATTAATGACATGTGTTGCAGTATTTCTTGTACTATTGTTTTAATGTCAcatttcttctctttcaggTGCAATGCTTAATATAGTTCAAGACTCTGCGTTGTTAGAGTCCATAGGTGCACAGACTGAAACGGTAAGGGTTAGAACACGGCTGTTTTCTGATGATCAGTTTACATGTTACAAGTAGAATTCAACATCAACACTGCTTTGTTCTGGTGGTGGCAGGGGAGTATAGACGGGAGCCATGTGGCAGGAAAGAGTCAAAGTCACAGCCGGACAAACAGTGGCGTCAGCTTCACCAGTGGAGGCAGCACAGAGGCCACCAGCCCAGACTCTGAGCGTCCTGCACAGGCACTGCTCCGGGACTACGGTAAGACGTCTAACTGCTCACCAACACTAATATTATTGTGCCCAGTGAATTAACACAATAATGCTGCTTTGGTCAGATGATGCTATACATGCTGACAAGAGAATGATCAACAGTGATCAATATCTGCTTGCTGATCAATACCCAACTTAATAAATACTAAAATACTAATACTAAATTAACTCATTTGTTCTTTAAAGCTAACGTGGTTAAAGTGGTATGCAGAGTTAGGAAGCGTTGGGTAAAATGCCTTTGTAAGTGATACAAAGTTTGCTGTGATggcactgaatgtgctcctctTGATTGCAACAGTGTGTCTTAATCAAATGTCTTTCAGAGGTTTTTGTCTATTTGACTACTGGTGTTTAAATATGTTGGTTATAGTTTTTAAACTTGCACGGGTTTGTGTTAGGTAGGTTATGTGCAAGTTTATATTCACCCTATAGACAGgaaaaatatgattttatatatatatatatatacacactgattAAAAGTCTGGCTGCAATGATCccaaaatcatattttcatattttaatatatatatatatatatatatatatatatatatatatatatatatatatatatatatatatatatatatatatatatatatatatatatatatatgaaaatatgattttatatGATTTTGGGAAATATGATTTTGGGATCATTGCAGCCAGACTTTTAATCAGTCTTCAGCCTTAATATTATCACTTTCTAAAGGATCGACACATTGGACCTTTAAGTAGAAACTTTGAGAAAGGATGTCAGAATACAGAAATCCCTAAAGATGGGTTAGACTATTTTGGTAAAGTTTTAAGCAATGCAATAACAGATTTCTAAATAAAATCAGGTAGTAAAAAATGTTGATAATGCTCAGGTCTGTTCCTCAGCCGCTTAATGTATTACAAGCTTCTCTTTAACATTGTGTGCTGTGCTGATTTCAGTCTTTTCTAATGCatgttatcaatatatataaaacatatcTGCTAATTGGGCAGCCAGAAGTGTTTGTGCATGACCTTGTAGCTTTGTTGCCTTAATCCTTCTATGCTCTATTCTTTGCGGTGTTTGGTATTTCGGGGTGTTATATGGTTTAGCTCTTCCAGATACAGCGGCAGGCCTGCTAGTGCGCAGCATCCACTTGGTCACTCAGAGGCTCAACTCCCAGTGGAGGCAAGACATGAGCATCTCACTGGCTGCCCTCGAGCTGCTGGCTGGACTAGCCAAGGTAAAAACTATGTAGACTCACTGTAACTACCTGTAGTCACTGTCAGACTTTAgctttagttatttttttatcacTCCATTCAGTATATATAAAGAGCATCAGGAAATCAAGCAAAAGAGCTCTTCATTAaaaacatgtctgctgaaaGTCAAGGCTATGTACCTTAGTAAACTGCTCTACAAATGTGGCACATCTAATAGCATGAAACTTCATCTCTATCTTGTTAAAATACACTTACTGTGGATTTCCTCATTTTGCTTGTGGCTTAATCAGGTAAAAGTGGGAGTAGACTCTGCAGACCGTAAGCGTGCTGTCAGCTCTATATGCGGCTACATTGTGTACCAGTGTAGCCGTCCAGCTCCTCTGCAGTCCAGAGACCTCCACTCCATGATTGTAGCTGCCTTccagttcctgtgtgtgtggctcacagAGCACCCTGACATGCTGGATGAGAAGGTAACTTTATAGGCTGATTTCTCTCAGTTATGGTTAAGTTAAACAGGATTATTATTTAGTTTgattgattacatttttttttgtgtaccAGGATTGTTTGGTTGAGGTTTTAGAGATTGTGGAGCTGGGAATCTCAGGCAGCAAGTCCAGGCAAGATCAGGAAGTCCGACACAAGGGAGAGAAGGAGCACAACCCTGCTTCAATGAGAGTAAAGGATGCTGCTGAAGCAACGTTGTCCTGGTAACATTCTTTACATACAGAATTGTTGAGTGATTGTTAGTTTCTGCTAAAAAAAATTTAGTTTTTTGTGAGTTGATTGACAGCACacaataaatgttaaaaaataagctGATCAACGTTCTCCAGAATGAGTTTCTTCGATCATCTTTAGATATTTACAgattatttacagtatttttattattaaactgTTATAGAGTTATAGTTTgccttgtttttctgcttggTGTCCACACATAtttgtcttaaaatgtgttgcaTTCATTGACCTGATTTCTTCATGTTGACATTCTTGCTTGTGTTTCTGTGGTGTTCTCCAGTATCATGCAGGTGTTGGGGGCTTTCCCTTCTCCCAGTGGGCctgcctccacctgcagcttgCTGAATGAAGATACCCTAATCCGTTATGCCAGGCTCAGTGCTACAGGAGCAAGTAACTTCCGCTACTTTGTCCTGGACAACTCTGTTATCCTCGCAATGCTGGAGCAACCACTTGGCAACGAGCAGAGTAAGTATCTTGTGTCTTTTGTGTCCTTAGGCATAATATTGGACTGCAAAGACTGCATAACCCTTTAAGTACAAAGCACTGGCAAGAAATAGGTTATCTTATGTGTCTCTAAAATAAGAGCCTCTCTGTCTTTACAGACCCCAGCCCATCAGTGACCGTTTTGATTCGAGGGACAGCTGGCAGACACGCTTGGACCATGCAGCTATTCCATCAACCAAGAGGAGCTCGGGCTAATCAGAGGGTGAGATCACTCTGTAGATTATTGCACATGTTAAGTGACAATGCTAGACAAAGAAATATTTTAACTGTCTTCTTCACTCCTCCCACAGCAGGTGTTTGTTCCAGAGGGCCGTCCAAAACCTCAAAATAATGTGGGGATCAAATACAACGTCAAGCAGAGGCCCTTCCCTGAAGAAGTGGATAAGATCCCTCTTGTCAAAGCTGATGTCAGCATCCCTGACCTGGACGACATTGTCAGTAAGGAGGTGAGAGAATAGATGTAGCTCTTGTTGTGCTTGTATTCACATTATGCATAAGGTATAATGGCTCAATGGAGCCTTGCGAATTAATACATTTCTTGGTAATATCTGTTATTGCACAAACTCAGGAGTTATGTATGTGCTGGGAGGATGAGTCGAGAGCCCCAAATTCACTGACGAGTAATTTCCCCCATGTGAGTTGTTGAAGAGATGAAATTTAATTTGGGTGTTTGTGGTGGTTAAAAAGGGTTGAAAGGTTTGGTGATGATCATTTGATGCAATGTTTCAATCCAGTGCACTTTCCTTGCAATGATCTGCAGCTTTTACTGCAATCCAAGAGCACAACTTCCTAGAGAAAGTACCAGAAAGTAAATTAGTGCTTCTCTGACGGTGTTATCAAAAATGAACACACAAAGGCTGTGTTTATTAAAGGGATGTAGCACTTGATTGGATTACATTGTATGTGTGGAAAAGAGCTACTCACTCTGTGACTTAATGCTTCATACCAGACTTGTTAAACagacatgacatcactgatgggTTTTTATGTCTATCTTTGGAGGTGATACCTGTTTGGGACTTGCAGGGGACTGTCATTCATCCTGTCAGCATATCTGTGTGCTAAAAAGATTCCATCTCCTCCTTTTCAGCTGGAAGTTCAGCATGACAAGCTTCGCATACTAATGACCAAGCAGATAGAGTATGAGAATGCCTTGGAGCGCCACAGTGAGGAAAACTTCAAGTCCAAGCCTTTCCCAGACCCACAGACAGACTGCAAACCCCCTCCACCTTCACAGGAGTTCCAGACAGCTCGCCTCTTCCTCTCCCACTTTGGCTTTCTGTCTCTGGAGGCCCTTAAGGTTTGTAAACCTTACAAACCTTAGGTTTACTGAACAATATCATATTACTACGTAACACAGTAGAAAAACTCTGTGCTACTATGCCTCAGTTTTCTGCTAGAGGGATGTAACTTGAATCGCCCATCAATGGGAACACCACTTGTCAGTATTAACGATAAATCTAAAAGCAGTTCAGGCCACAAACCGATAAAGTTAATGTAGATtgcttttatatttatttgttattgtttgATAGGAACCCAACAACAGCCGTCTACCTCCTCATCTGATTGGGTTGGAGTCGTCCTTACCAGGGTTTTTTGATGACATCAGCTACCTGGACCTGCTTCCCTGCCGACCATTcgacactgtttttattttttatgtgagGGCTGGACAAAAGAGCAGCCATGAGGTGAGGAAATACAAGCTGGCAGTGTATAGCAGGACACAGTATTTTTTACTATATCTATGTTCAAATCTTTGATTATTAATATCCCTGCTGATCGTGTTGATCAGATTCTGAGGAATGTGGAGTCATCAGCCAGTGTCCAGCCTCACTTCTTGGAGTTTCTGTTGTCCTTGGGCTGGCCTGTGGATGTGGGACGCCATCCAGGGTGGACAGGACACTTAGACACCAGCTGGTCCCTGAATTCCTGCTCTGACAGCAACGACATGCTACAAGGAGGTAAGCTGGTAGACGAGAGGGAGTCTTTGGAAGAATACATACCACAATTGTCATATGATGGTATGTTATGTTGAAATTTGTAGAGGAAGCAGCCACTCCTGAGGACACAGGAGGTTCAGTGTTCAACGGGGAGAAGAAGGTTCTGTACTATGCTGATGCTCTGACAGAGATTGCATTTGTGGTTCCGTCTCTAACTGAAAATTCTGGTTAGTAATAAATACCTTATAGCAGATATTGAAAGCCCACTAGGAGACAATAGGTTGACTGAGATCATGTTTGCTCTTCGGTGTTCCACAGAGGAATCATCAGTGCACAGTGACTCCACAGTGGaggcagacacaaacacagacctcaTGCCAGCTATGCTGAAACAACCCAATCTCACACTGGAACTGTTCCCCAACCATTCTGAAAACCTGGAGTCTGCCAAAAAGGTAAAGTTTATTACATTTACCTTAACTGTAGGCTGACAGCACTGATGATgtcttttttaatttataaagGTTTTCTTACAGTAACATTGAATTATTCTCTTTATATAGCTTAGTCCTTTGGTGAAGACGAAAAGGTCATCAACTGGAAAGTCTTTCCCTCAGCTGGGGCCTGAAACAAAAGTATTTGTGGTCTGGGTGGAGCGCTTTGATGATATTGGTAGGCATATACTCCTAATGCATCTTCAACATATACTGTGTGATAGCATTTTTGTATTATGTATCACGACCAAAATACTGACGCCCATGAACGtcattgattttgtgtgtttagagaACTTCCCGTTGTCTGATCTGTTGGCGGAAACCAGCACTGGCCTGGAAGCTAGCACAAGCAACAGCACCTCCTGCAGGTATTTACAAGTTTACACTGTGCTGCCAGTATGAAGGAACGTGTAGTTCACGAAGCGTGTGCTGATGCACAGTGCACCAGATGCAATGGGCAGAAAAAAGGAACCGTGGCTGAGCTTTGACAAATGATACCGTGCTTTAAAGGAAGAGGCTACATAGAAAAAGGATTTAGACACCATTTTATGGTTGAGCTTTGTTGCTGACATGTATTCTCTGTTGCACCATATTATCCCCTGCCTTTCCCCCTCTTCCTGATGCAGGTCGGGGTTACTAGAAAAGGACGTTCCCCTGATCTTCATCCACCCTCTGAAGACAGGACTGTTCAGAATCCGCCTGCATGGAGCCGTTGGCAAATTCGGCATGGTTATTCCCCTGGTGGACGGCATGGTGGTCAGCCGCAGAGCTCTAGGTAAAAGCTTACATTGCTCCTTCTGACTTGCCCCTTCTTTCCTACAACACCTCTTTTGTTGCCCTTTATAGAAAGCACAGTCTTTACACAGTGCAGGAGGTAGTCTCTTCACTTATAATGTGCACACATTAATAGATTATGGCTGGTGAAACTGTACAGGAAGTAGTAGCATGAGTGTTCTTGCAGCTGAGCTTGCATCACTCCTGCAGGATACAGTGTACCATCACTAAAGGCTCTATATGCGAGCAGGTTCTGCCAAGACAGTGTGAAGAAAGTCTTGGTTTGTCTATCAAAGTACATCATGCAAGACAGTCAGAACATTACAATGTTCCTGCTCAAATTGCAGTTTGTCTcatgtcacacatgtcaaaagATTTTGATCAGTCAGTCTCGTTATTGCATTTTTATGCTGTTGCATTAACGTTGTGTGTGCGTCCTCCTCCAGGGTTCCTCGTGCGTCAAACGGTCATCAACGTGTGCCGGAGGAAACGCCTGGAAAGTGACTTGTACAACCCGCCTCATGTGAGGCGGAAGCAGAAAATAACAGAGATCGTCCAGCGATACCGCAACAAGCAGCTGGAGCCTGAGTTTTACACTTCGCTCTTCCACGAGGTGGGGGAGGGAAAGCCCCACCTctaaccccccctcccctccccagtCTTGTCCTAACACTGGCTcactacaacaacacacacacactcgtatctaaaactcacacacatttacaactgcacgcacgcacacacacacacacacacagaatctttatatttatactgtactattttgttatttatataaatacatatatcaACACTGTTTGCCTTTGACTCTGAGATCAAAGTGTCAAAAAACATGCCAAGGTGggaaaaaaactacatttcTGTGTTGCTGCCGCTCACTGAAGATCTGAACGGCTGAAGTTCAGCAGTGACCGTCGCTCCTCGTTTAGGCTCATGCTTCGTGGCAAAAGAGTTTCTGCTTGTCTTTAACTGCAATACAATAGTTACACTGTTGGCCTTTCTGAACCTGTAAAAAAAGTTTGTCCTTTACATCTTGTTCTATGAATGAATTTCCTGAGGTTTGGTAATACAGAGTTGTGTCCAAAATCAGATCTGCATACCcgtttttgtttcagtcaaacaAACGCATGGTTGGATTTTTGCCAAGGAGATAAAA is part of the Parambassis ranga chromosome 7, fParRan2.1, whole genome shotgun sequence genome and harbors:
- the LOC114438159 gene encoding ral GTPase-activating protein subunit beta-like isoform X4, encoding MYSDWRSLQLVVQSDQGHLSVLHTYPTSVGTEVANAVVKPLGTAVSPVATENILKTDKEVKWTMEVLCYGLTLPLEGDTVRLCVDVYTDWMMALVSPRDSMPQPVVKEPNMYVQTILKHLYNVFVPRPEQHGPNHIRLCQQVLTAVQKLARESVSMVRETWEVLLLFLLRINDTLLAPPTAGVGVAEKLADKLMAVLFEVWLLACARCFPTPPYWKTAREMLANWRHHPPVVEQWSRVACALTSRLLRFTHGPSFPPFKVPDEDASLIPLEMDNDCVAQTWYRFLHMLSNPVDLSNPAIVSTTPKFQEQFLNSSGIPHEVVLHPCLKQLPQIFFRAMRGVSCLVDAFLGVSVEKRDVRERVFTFCPVLLSHGISRPRADSAPPTPVNRMSMSPPPSIANTTPPHSRKQRHTVVTKTTSKSSTGSGNQPTKASQQQQQQQTSSSPTLLSSPNQSSWESRPLPAPARPKVNSILNLFGQWLFDAALVHCKLHSGLSRDPSMTAIATQVGLELRRKGSQMSTDSMVPNPLFDTNEFPESYEAGRAEACGTLCRIFCSKKTGEDILPVYLSRFYMVLIQGLQISDFICRPVLASIILNSSSLFCTDLKGINVVVPYFIAALETIVPDRELSKFKIYVNPTDLRRASINILLAMLPLPHHFGNIKSEVLLEGKFNEEDGWPHDQPVSFLSLRLRLVNVLIGALQTETDPTNTQLILGAMLNIVQDSALLESIGAQTETGSIDGSHVAGKSQSHSRTNSGVSFTSGGSTEATSPDSERPAQALLRDYDTAAGLLVRSIHLVTQRLNSQWRQDMSISLAALELLAGLAKVKVGVDSADRKRAVSSICGYIVYQCSRPAPLQSRDLHSMIVAAFQFLCVWLTEHPDMLDEKDCLVEVLEIVELGISGSKSRQDQEVRHKGEKEHNPASMRVKDAAEATLSCIMQVLGAFPSPSGPASTCSLLNEDTLIRYARLSATGASNFRYFVLDNSVILAMLEQPLGNEQNPSPSVTVLIRGTAGRHAWTMQLFHQPRGARANQRQVFVPEGRPKPQNNVGIKYNVKQRPFPEEVDKIPLVKADVSIPDLDDIVSKEELCMCWEDESRAPNSLTSNFPHLEVQHDKLRILMTKQIEYENALERHSEENFKSKPFPDPQTDCKPPPPSQEFQTARLFLSHFGFLSLEALKEPNNSRLPPHLIGLESSLPGFFDDISYLDLLPCRPFDTVFIFYVRAGQKSSHEILRNVESSASVQPHFLEFLLSLGWPVDVGRHPGWTGHLDTSWSLNSCSDSNDMLQGEEAATPEDTGGSVFNGEKKVLYYADALTEIAFVVPSLTENSEESSVHSDSTVEADTNTDLMPAMLKQPNLTLELFPNHSENLESAKKLSPLVKTKRSSTGKSFPQLGPETKVFVVWVERFDDIENFPLSDLLAETSTGLEASTSNSTSCRSGLLEKDVPLIFIHPLKTGLFRIRLHGAVGKFGMVIPLVDGMVVSRRALGFLVRQTVINVCRRKRLESDLYNPPHVRRKQKITEIVQRYRNKQLEPEFYTSLFHEVGEGKPHL